The following nucleotide sequence is from uncultured Draconibacterium sp..
TCATAAATAAAACAACAAATGGCGCACAAACCGGAAATAACAATTCACGATATAGCCAAAAAACTGGAAATTTCGGCATCCACTGTTTCGCGAGCTTTAAAAGACAATCCACTGATTAGCGAGGCAACAAGGGAAAAGATAAAAAAAGCAGCAATAGAAATGGGTTACCGGCCTAATGTTATGGCGGCTAATTTGCGCACCCGGCGCACCAATACCATTGGAGTTATTGTTCCACTAATCAACCGCCATTTCTTTTCATCGGTTATTTCAGGAATTGAAGATGTGGCCTACAAGAAGGGATTTGCCGTTACGATTTCACAATCAAACGATAACCTGGAAAAGGAAAGTACCATTGCGCACAGTCTTTTTTCGAGCCGTGTTGATGGATTGATCTTATCGATTGGTATGGAGACGCAGTCGTACGATCACCTCAAACTTTTCTCGGAAAGAAATATTCCGCTGGTATTTTTCGACCGGATTGTTGAAGAAATTCCGGCACACAAAATTGTTATCGACGATTTTGGTGGCGCTTACAGGGCAACACAGCACCTTATTGAGCAGGGCCGAAAAAAAGTAGCTCATATAGGCGGACCACTTAACCTGCAAATCTATGCGAAACGCGAAGCCGGTTACCGACAAGCAATTAGCGATGCCGGACTACAGATTAACGAGAACCAGATATTACATAACAGCCTTACCCGCGAAGATGGACTAAATGCCATTAAAAAGATTCTGAGAACAAAAGAAAGGCCCGATGCCATTTTTTGCGCCAACGACACAACTGCATTGAGTACCATCATTCATTTAAATGAAAGGGGCATTAAAGTGCCTGAAGATATTGCGATTGTAGGTTTTAGTAACGAGCCGTTTAGCGAACTGGTAACGCCTTCAATATCTACAATAAAACAGCCCGGATTTGAAATGGGACAAAAAGCAGCCGAGTTGTTAATTAAACAAATTAGCAGCAAAGTAAAACCCAAAAACTACCAAACCATAATGATGGAAACAGAACTGATTGTCCGAGATTCATCTAAATTGAAATAAAGTTCCCAAAACCATAATTCTCAATTCCTTAGCCAACGCTCAGTAAAAATAACACTGCAGGTATAATCACCTTATATACAACACAATAATTCTTAGTCCATTTAAGAAAAACGGCTTAATAAAACAAACTTTTCGCACCTCAATTTCAGCAATCACCATTCGTTAAAGCCCTCATTATCTGCGTACTTTTGAATAAAACAAACCCATTTTGAAAGTACGAGCCAATATATGGAAACCGGGCGTGATCCTTTTCTTATTTATTATTAGCTTTTTTAGAGGACATGGAGCACCGAATCTAACCAGCAAAGAAGATGGTTTGAACCTACCTCCTGTGGCTCAAAACGATACCTTTATCATTGCTGCCCAGTACAATCTGATATTCTACGGCGATGTACTGATTAACGATTATGATCCTAACGGAGACAAAATCGAGATCAAATTTGCTGCTTCTCCAAAAGAGGCTCTGCTTACAATGGAAAAAGACGGGCATTTCAGGTTAGAGGTATCTGAAAAATATGAAGGCAACATCAGTTTCAACTATTACATCAAAGAACTTACCAAAAACGAATACAGTTCAGAGGCCAGTGTATTTATTCAAATAATAGAAAACACTGACCTGGATGACATTCCTAATTATGCCGATCTGGATAACGATAACGACGGCCTCCCCGACTATTTGGATGGAGTTGGGTTGGACACCGACAATGACGGGATTCCGAACAATTTAGATATCGATAGCGACAACGATGGTATTACCGACAACGTTGAATGGCAGCAGGAACATAGCTACATTGCGCCATTAAATATTGATGCCAACCAAAACGGATGGGACGACGCTTACGACCCGGAAATGGGCGGCAGGAGTTATAATCCGGTGGACACCGACCGTGATGGAAAACCCGATATGTCAGATACTGATTCGGATAATGACGGAAGTACTGATTTAGTAGAATCATTCGATTCAAGAGACGATGGCAAAGCTGGGATTCAGCTCCTCTATTCGGATATGGATAATGATGGACTTGACGATGTTTTTGACCTCGTGATCAAAGGCTCGAGCTGGCAAAACTCAATAGCCAGCAGCTGTTCTCCGGGAGATTTGAACCATAATGGCATTCGCGATTGGCGCGATAATACCAGCCATCTCTCTTCCCAATCGGCTTATATTTTCCCTAATCCGGTGTCTGGATCGTTCCAATTTTTCCAGCCCGAACAACAATTTGATCAGCAGTTAACTGTAAACATCTATAACACAAAAGGTCAGCTTAACAAGGTTTATACAACCACCTACAGCAACGATCGCATTCCCGTTCAGGACCTGACGAACGGAACCTACATTATAACCGTTAGCTCAGACACATTTCAGCATTCGCAACAGATTTTAATTCAACACTGATTTCAAGAAAAATTAAAAAAACTGTAACCCTCGTCATTTTTTGTTGTCACTATTTACAGAAACGGCAAAAATATAGATTCGTATCGTTTGTCGACTAAAAACGTTAATTGGTCGGATTTAAAAAAACAGATTTATACGATGTATTACTTTTGTTGGAGCTAAAAAACAATGTGGATGTTCAGCCAAACATCCAAAATAGAAAACAATTAGAAACAAAAGCCAAAAAATGATGAAAACAATGATGTTACTCCTTCTCCTATTCATTGGAGTTGTAGTACAAGCACAGAACATTACCTTAAGTGGTTATCTCAGAGATGCTTCCAATGGAGAAGAGCTGATTGGTGCTACGGTTTATGTTGAAGAACTGAAACAGGGTACCGCGTCAAATGCCTACGGATTTTACTCACTTACCATTCCCGAAGGAAGCTACACGCTTCAGATTTCGTTTATCGGTTACCAAACCATTAAACAGAAAATTGATGCCAGGGAAAGTCTAAACATTTCGCTTTCGTTACAGGAAAATACCGAAGTAATGGAAGAGATTATTGTGAGTGGCGAAGCTGCCAATGCCAATGTGGAACGTATTGAAATGGGAATGGAAAAACTTCCCGTAAAAACCATTCAAAAACTTCCGGCGTTTATGGGCGAAGTGGATATTATCCGCACTATTCAGCTGTTGCCCGGGATTCAGAGTGGTGGTGAAGCCAGCTCTGGTTTATACGTTCGTGGCGGTGGTCCCGACGAAAACCTGTTGATTCTGGACGAAGCACCGGTGTACAATGCCTCGCACCTTATGGGTTTCTTTTCGGTGTTTAACTCGAATGCCATAAAAGATA
It contains:
- a CDS encoding LacI family DNA-binding transcriptional regulator, whose product is MAHKPEITIHDIAKKLEISASTVSRALKDNPLISEATREKIKKAAIEMGYRPNVMAANLRTRRTNTIGVIVPLINRHFFSSVISGIEDVAYKKGFAVTISQSNDNLEKESTIAHSLFSSRVDGLILSIGMETQSYDHLKLFSERNIPLVFFDRIVEEIPAHKIVIDDFGGAYRATQHLIEQGRKKVAHIGGPLNLQIYAKREAGYRQAISDAGLQINENQILHNSLTREDGLNAIKKILRTKERPDAIFCANDTTALSTIIHLNERGIKVPEDIAIVGFSNEPFSELVTPSISTIKQPGFEMGQKAAELLIKQISSKVKPKNYQTIMMETELIVRDSSKLK
- a CDS encoding T9SS type A sorting domain-containing protein, with the translated sequence MKVRANIWKPGVILFLFIISFFRGHGAPNLTSKEDGLNLPPVAQNDTFIIAAQYNLIFYGDVLINDYDPNGDKIEIKFAASPKEALLTMEKDGHFRLEVSEKYEGNISFNYYIKELTKNEYSSEASVFIQIIENTDLDDIPNYADLDNDNDGLPDYLDGVGLDTDNDGIPNNLDIDSDNDGITDNVEWQQEHSYIAPLNIDANQNGWDDAYDPEMGGRSYNPVDTDRDGKPDMSDTDSDNDGSTDLVESFDSRDDGKAGIQLLYSDMDNDGLDDVFDLVIKGSSWQNSIASSCSPGDLNHNGIRDWRDNTSHLSSQSAYIFPNPVSGSFQFFQPEQQFDQQLTVNIYNTKGQLNKVYTTTYSNDRIPVQDLTNGTYIITVSSDTFQHSQQILIQH